In Arachis stenosperma cultivar V10309 chromosome 1, arast.V10309.gnm1.PFL2, whole genome shotgun sequence, one DNA window encodes the following:
- the LOC130934094 gene encoding uncharacterized protein LOC130934094: protein MRRDVFLRIVDALSNVYPYFQQRVDAIGRRGLSPLQKCTAAIRMLAYGVAADAIDDYVRIGESTTIECLEKFVEGVISAFQDEYLRKPNPNDVQRLLQMAKGRGFPGMLGSID, encoded by the coding sequence ATGAGAAGAGATGTGTTCCTTCGGATAGTAGACGCTCTCTCAAACGTCTATCCGTATTTCCAACAGAGGGTTGATGCGATTGGAAGAAGAGGCTTGTCGCCACTCCAGAAATGTACCGCTGCAATACGGATGTTAGCATATGGCGTAGCAGCTGATGCTATTGATGATTATGTGCGCATAGGCGAGAGTACTACAATTGAATGCTTGGAAAAATTTGTTGAAGGTGTCATTTCCGCGTTCCAGGATGAATACTTGCGAAAACCCAATCCAAATGACGTACAACGCCTGCTACAAATGGCGAAGGGTCGTGGCTTCCCTGGCATGTTGGGTAGCATTGACTGA
- the LOC130961084 gene encoding uncharacterized protein LOC130961084, translating into MSQLGMMLQESLRAETEARTILGLLTDQMDGVVHTGQRRRRTLKDRFRFTGMGCCGATWVFRPSPLTLTTHAAHQQEAPEAGAAVAASPPQETDPGQDPNGDGPECERPSTGMNLAAALAAERELRGSQEEGERDVGGSETPWRMSLMRLLEETEGGGGRGGGGDSEEGGDWVCCVCMGRKKGAAFIPCGHTFCRVCCREVWLNRGTCPLCNRSILEILDIF; encoded by the coding sequence ATGAGTCAACTGGGTATGATGCTGCAGGAATCGTTGCGAGCTGAAACGGAGGCAAGAACCATTCTGGGTCTCTTAACGGACCAGATGGACGGCGTTGTCCACACAGGACAACGCAGAAGGAGAACTCTCAAGGACCGCTTCAGATTCACCGGAATGGGTTGCTGCGGTGCCACCTGGGTTTTCCGTCCCTCTCCCCTAACCCTCACTACGCACGCTGCACACCAACAAGAGGCGCCTGAGGCTGGAGCTGCAGTAGCCGCATCACCGCCGCAAGAAACGGACCCGGGTCAAGATCCGAACGGGGACGGGCCCGAATGCGAACGGCCCTCTACAGGGATGAATCTGGCGGCGGCATTGGCGGCGGAGCGTGAATTGCGGGGTTCGCAGGAGGAGGGGGAGAGGGATGTCGGGGGATCGGAGACGCCATGGAGGATGTCGCTGATGCGGCTGCTGGAGGAAACGGAAGGAGGAGGGGGGAGGGGTGGTGGTGGGGATAGTGAAGAAGGGGGTGATTGGGTGTGCTGCGTGTGCATGGGGCGGAAGAAAGGCGCGGCGTTCATACCATGTGGACACACGTTCTGCAGAGTGTGCTGTCGAGAGGTCTGGTTGAACCGG
- the LOC130961092 gene encoding probable transcription repressor OFP9 → MKSLKQRGCKALCCSSCRRLSVSSTEEAESSSASDRFPSVSSVAHAMVQERLDQLIRERRMKERQRRQQSRARERERTKFVVMVAMEKCSYDPREDFRESMMEMITANRIKEAKDLRSLLNYYISMNSNEYHSLILELFHEVCTNLFLSCKCHW, encoded by the coding sequence ATGAAATCCTTAAAGCAGAGAGGATGCAAGGCCTTATGCTGCAGCAGTTGTAGGAGGCTTAGTGTGTCTTCCACAGAGGAAGCAGAGAGTTCGTCAGCCTCCGATCGGTTTCCTTCCGTGTCGAGTGTCGCACACGCCATGGTGCAAGAGAGACTTGACCAGTTGATTAGGGAGAGGAGGATGAAAGAGAGACAGAGGAGGCAGCAAAGCAGAGccagagaaagagagagaactAAGTTTGTTGTGATGGTGGCAATGGAGAAGTGCTCTTATGATCCAAGAGAGGATTTTAGGGAGTCCATGATGGAGATGATAACAGCAAATCGCATCAAAGAAGCCAAAGATCTTCGTAGCCTACTCAACTATTATATCTCCATGAACTCCAATGAGTACCATAGTCTTATACTTGAgctttttcatgaggtttgTACTAATTTATTCTTATCATGTAAATGTCACTGGTAG
- the LOC130939189 gene encoding pyrophosphate--fructose 6-phosphate 1-phosphotransferase subunit beta, whose translation MAPSFAINDGINGGRITPPSTTGRFASVYSEVQNSRIDHNLPLPSVLKNPFKIVDGAQSSAAGNPDEIAKLFPHLFGQPSATLVPGGSDTVQSHQKLKIGVVLSGGQAPGGHNVISGIFDYLQERAKGSTLYGFRGGPAGIMKCKYVELTSDYIYPYRNQGGFDMIRSGRDKIETPEQFKQAEETVQKLDLDGLVVIGGDDSNTNACLLAEYFRNKNMKTLVIGCPKTIDGDLKCKEVPTSFGFDTACKIYSEMIGNVMIDARSTGKYYHFVRLMGRAASHITLECALQTHPNITIIGEEVAAKKMTLKNVTDYIVDIICKRAENNYNYGVILIPEGLIDFIPEVQHLIAELNEILAHDIVDEDGLWKKKLTDQSLKLFEFLPHAIQEQLLLERDPHGNVQVAKIETEKMLIQMVETELEKRKQEGTYKHAFKGQSHFFGYEGRCGLPTNFDSTYCYALGYGAGALLQSGKTGLISSVANLCAPVEEWTVGGTALTALMDVERRHGKFKPVIKKAMVELEGAPFKKFALWRDEWALKNCYISPGPVQFTGPGSDAISRTLLLELGAQA comes from the exons ATGGCACCGTCTTTCGCAATCAACGATGGCATCAACGGCGGCAGGATCACTCCTCCTTCCACCACCGGCCGATTCGCCTCCGTCTACAGCGAGGTCCAAAACAGCCGGATCGACCACAACCTCCCTCTCCCCTCCGTCCTCAAAAACCCTTTTAAGATAGTCGACGGTGCCCAAAGCTCCGCCGCAGGAAACCCTG ATGAGATCGCGAAGCTGTTTCCCCATCTGTTTGGGCAACCGTCGGCGACGTTGGTTCCCGGAGGTTCAGACACAGTGCAGTCGCACCAGAAGCTAAAAATTGGTGTGGTTTTGTCCGGTGGTCAGGCTCCCGGAGGACACAATGTTATTTCTGGAATTTTTG ATTACCTGCAAGAACGAGCAAAAGGAAGCACATTGTATGGTTTCAGGGGTGGTCCAGCTGGCATCATGAAGTGCAAATACGTTGAACTCACCTCAGATTATATCTATCCTTATAGGAATCAG GGTGGCTTTGACATGATACGCAGTGGGAGGGACAAGATTGAAACCCCAGAGCAG TTTAAACAAGCGGAAGAAACAGTGCAGAAGCTAGACTTGGACGGGCTTGTTGTCATTGGTGGAGATGACTCAAACACAAATGCATGCCTCCTTGCCGAGTATTTCAG GAACAAAAATATGAAAACTCTCGTGATTGGATGCCCTAAAACTATTGATGGTGATTTGAAATGCAAGGAAGTGCCGACAAGTTTTGGGTTTGATACCGCATGCAAG ATATACTCAGAAATGATTGGAAATGTTATGATAGATGCCCGATCAACTGGAAAGTATTACCATT TTGTGCGGCTTATGGGACGTGCTGCATCCCACATCACATTGGAATGTGCTTTACAAACTCATCCAAACATTACTATTATTGGTGAAGAG GTTGCTGCCAAGAAGATGACACTGAAGAATGTTACTGACTACATTGTAGATATCATTTGTAAAAGAGCTGAGAATAATTATAACTATGGGGTCATTCTTATTCCTGAAGGTCTAATTGATTTCATTCCAGAA GTCCAGCACCTTATTGCAGAACTGAATGAGATTCTTGCCCATGATATTGTGGACGAGGACGGGTTATGGAAGAAGAAACTCACTGATCAATCGTTAAAGCTTTTTGAGTTCTTACCTCATGCAATTCAAGAACAGTTACTGCTTGAAAGAGATCCACATGGAAATGTTCAG GTTGCAAAGATAGAAACAGAGAAAATGCTCATCCAAATGGTTGAAACCGAGTTGGAGAAGAGAAAGCAAGAAGGCACATATAAACATGCATTCAAGGGGCAGTCTCACTTTTTCGG CTATGAAGGGAGATGTGGTTTGCCAACTAACTTTGATTCTACTTACTGCTATGCATTGGGTTATGGTGCTGGAGCCCTCCTTCAAAGTGGCAAGACTGGATTAATATCATCA GTTGCGAATTTGTGTGCCCCAGTAGAGGAATGGACTGTTGGTGGAACTGCTCTCACTGCACTTATGGATGTGGAAAGGAGACATG GTAAGTTCAAGCCTGTGATCAAGAAGGCAATGGTGGAGCTTGAAG GGGCgcccttcaaaaagtttgcttTGTGGCGCGATGAGTGGGCCCTGAAGAATTGCTACATCAGTCCAG GTCCTGTTCAATTCACTGGCCCCGGATCTGATGCCATCAGTCGCACTCTACTCTTGGAGCTTGGTGCACAAGCTTAG